ACCACGATTTAAGTTCAGAACTGAACAGCACCAGATACCATGATTTGAGTTCAGAACTGAACAGTACCGCGTTTCCACCAACCCTCAATAAAATTGTAAATATCAGTGCTTAATAGAGAATAGAAATTTTAAACATGAAAATATGTGCTACCTCTCATCATTGATAGTGTTAGACCTGCTGGATATTTTCCTAGGTACCGTTACTCCGAAATATACATTAGATTCTTTTGCAGTGTTAGTAGAACAAAGAAAAGCTTAACCTTCCCTTGCACAATATGGAGTTATGGAGTAGTAGTGACCCAGAGAGAGCGTTTTCAGGAACTGGATAGACACTTACGGTTCATACAACTACTTCGCTCTGGTTTTTCTTCTAAACAAGCAATTAGAGAACAAGAAATCAAAAGAGTATATATGTGAGGGAGGTCGAGTGTCAAGCATGACTCATGTTGCCCTGTGAACCGATATAATCCTTGTTTGTTGTACCTGTCATTTTatctcattttctttcttcttttgcttTGTATGACTCATGTTGCCCAGTGAACCGATATAGTCCTTGTTTGTTGTACGATAGTCTGCGATCATACCTGTCATTTCtcccattttcttttttttcttgcttTGTATGGTTGCACAATAGGCTATGAAAGGCATTTCTAGATGGATCAGCGAGCTTGTCTAATGGTTACTTGTTTACAAAATGGTACTTTTGACAATTTGACTAATGAATTCAGTGAATTCTTGCAGGTGTGGATATCAGTATGAACACCCATTTGAAGACAGTGAAACTGACGCTGAAGGGTAAAAATCCAGTGACGTTGGATCACCTGAGTGTGAGGGGTAACAATATCCGCTATTACATCCTTCCTGACAGCTTAAACCTCGAGACGTTATTGGTCGAGGAGACACCTAGGGTCAAACCCAAGAAGGCAACTACTGGTAATCACCGCACTTCGTTATGGAgtgtttttctttctgtttttttcTTGCTGTTTAGCCATAAGTCTTATTGGGAATTCATTTTAACACAGTGTTTTTCATAGCATGTTGGTTATGTTTAGCTGGAAACACAAACTATATTGGTGGCTAATTAACAGGACGCAGTGTGAAATTCTTACTTTTTAGTGAAGTTTGTAATGTTGCTTCTGAGTACTAACCATTTATAACTGTTTTTTGTTATTAGGTAAGCCAGTGGGTGGACGAGGTCGAGGCCGTGGACGTGGTCGTGGACGTGGCAGAGGAGGCCGCTAGACTTGTCTGTTTTCTGTACAAATTGCTTAGTCTGCATAAAGAAAGCTTTCAGGGACATGTTGTGCTTGTTTGGAGGTTAAGATGGAGGAAAATGCTGGTTTGAATTTTTTTATATGTGGAGGCTAATTCTGTAGAATTGTTACGTAAAaatgttttaaatttttaaaCAGAAACCTTAGAGGGAGTACTGGATTTCGTTTCCCTCCTGTAGGGTTGAAATAGAACAAGAAGTAAATCCTATCCATCCAGTTTGTCTTAACATAGCAACCATCTGGTTCCTGTTTTTTCCCTTGCATCATCTGTTCTTTATGCAAATTTAACTTTACCTTAGAGCTTAGTTCTGTGTTTATGAGCAACTTCTTGCCTTTCTTATTTCAAATGACCGACAGAGAAGTGGGATGGAAGTGTGTTCCGCAGATTACAGAACAATAGAGGTAGTGTATATGGGAAATTGAAAATGGCATTACAATTGATACTAGGACTTTCTTTTCTTGACGGCACAATGGTTCAACAATGGAATTCGGAAACTACTGCTAGTGCTGTCGGCCTGTTGTTCAGCTTCCTTTGCTAGAATCAAATGACTACAGTATTTTAGCTCATAAATATTTTACTAGTAGATCGTGATTCTAGCAAATTGATCCAGCCTGAAGCACAAATAGGTGGCTACATGATGTATCCTTGCCGGGTTCCAAATCTTAGAAATAGTGGCTGTCTGATGTCATAGTGATATATTAatagtaccaaaaaaaaaatgcagaATAACTTTGTTCCTCTAGTGTGCCTTTTGTTCTCGGAAACTAAAACTCTTCAACATTTATGCTTCCCGTATAAGTATTTGGTTCGATTCAGCTCAAAACACTTCGCCCCTACTGTCCAAAAGTGGATTAGTAGTTGGGATGATCCACCAAATGGATGGCTAACAGCGTTAAGCGAGTGGAATATATTAAGACTAGATGCACCAAAAGATTCAGAAATGCTGAATTTGAACCGAATGTTAACTACACATGATCTGAATAAAGTTGTACGAGTGCTTGGAGTCGTATTGCAATGCATAGGTATTTTATTAAGTGTTGAATATGGTCTAAAACATTGACAGAACTGCAACTGCAAGGATCTTACTCGCCGAGTACAATTGGGTTATTAAATCAAGTGGGCTCGAGTTACAGAACAATGAATTCGAATTCAAAAATGTACTCCCTAGTCTCCCTTACAGGTAGTTTGCATCCGGTGGAGATGCCTGTTGGAATTCAATATTCTAATTGAATTAGGAAATGCATATCTTTCCAATATGAAAGGCCTGTTGAAGATGGATCCCTTTGTACCGGCAAACATACTGCATAAAACTTCTATTTTCTAGCATATTTGAGAATATGCAACAGTAAGGGACTCCATTGTCTGTTTAAATTGTGCAGGATGATACCAGGGATAGTGGAGGGCGGAGTTGTGATGGAGGCTGCGCCATGGGCAAAAAAATTTCTCATGTGCATCCTAGTCAACTTCAGATAAGGCTCTAAGCTTTTTGTATGATATTCTTTAAACTGTTATGGGTATAATAAACAAAGTCGCATTATACTCGAAGCACGCCCTGATTTATTCTTTCCTTGATGGAAATAACTCAGATAAATACAATCTGACATTGCATTTCCTCGGTGAAATACCGAGATTACATAATTGGTGGTTTTAATACAGTACAGTAACACATCTCCTGCATATATAAAGAGACCAACCTGCTATAAAGGAGGAATTCCTAGTTCCTACCtatgacaatgaagtgaacttgAGGTAAAATGTGGCGTGCTGGTCTTATTTATTCACTTAGTATTATTAGTGAAAAATCAATGTAAGAAGACTTGCAACGATTTGTCCTCGAGATCGGCAAGTGCTGACAAACCTAAAGAAGTTCCATAGGAACCATTTACAGTTCTACGGTTAAGTTCCACAGGTATAATTCTTCTTTTGGAGTCCCCAGAGTTAGTGTCACGAAACCAGACACCTCTTCGTGAGTAAATTCAGTTTCCTTGAGATCAACCGTTATTCTCTTCGGTCTGACCGATGAGTACGCCCCAAAAACACCACATCCTCGAACCTTCATATTAACTACCCCACTTCTCTCTGATTCATGCTTCAACTCTTTAATGGCCCCTCCTGAGTTAAACATCTCTATCAGTCCAATTGGAGCAAACAAAGCCTGGCTAGACAGTTCTTTAACAGGAACCACTGTATACACTTCATATTCTCGCGTTTTTAGTGTAATTGGCAAAGATGCGTTCTTTGGAAGATAAACTACTTCTCCTGCAACATGGCATCAGAAGTTTTCAGCCAACAAACAAAAACGGTGTGTAAAAACAAAACTTGAGGAACTAGTTTTCAGAATATTCaattatattttgagaacataTACAAGAGATCAATGATGGATCAAGAAGACAGGTGGGCAATACATACCACCTAGATGAGAATACATGACAGTATCACCATTCCATCCTTCCTCAGCAATTTTAGGTAGATAAGCAACATCCTTCGCCCTGATTACACCAGTGATAGTTCCAGGTAGTTCTTCATGCATGAGATTCTTTTTGCCAACATTGCACCACCCTGCTCCCTGACAGTTGAAAGCCCCCATAACTCCAGAGAAATCATTTAAGTTCCATATCTTCAAAATACTGCAAAGTGGACAAGAATATATCAACAATAAATAGAGAGAATCTTTTGTAACACAACATGTACTGAATTAGTAACCATGGGAATTTGTTTTCACCTCTTTCCATCCCTAGCAGGATCTGAAAACAAACAATCCCTGGTAGGTCTTCCTGGAAGTTTGGCCCTCAGTATGGACCCGTCGGGAAGCACAAGCTTCTTCAATAAATTGAAGTCATGTTGTCCAGGCTTGTCACTGCAAGTATGAAATAAGTTCCAACATGAGAAAGTTACTCTATCACTTAATTCACTGACTTGAAAACAATTTTAAAGACAC
This is a stretch of genomic DNA from Papaver somniferum cultivar HN1 chromosome 1, ASM357369v1, whole genome shotgun sequence. It encodes these proteins:
- the LOC113332857 gene encoding small nuclear ribonucleoprotein SmD1b, with translation MKLVRFLMKLNNETVSIELKNGTVVHGTIIGVDISMNTHLKTVKLTLKGKNPVTLDHLSVRGNNIRYYILPDSLNLETLLVEETPRVKPKKATTGKPVGGRGRGRGRGRGRGRGGR